The Pseudochaenichthys georgianus chromosome 23, fPseGeo1.2, whole genome shotgun sequence sequence tttgttttcttcAGCCTATGTATctgtatgattattattactttttgttttgttttgttacttcccattgtaaagcgtccttgggtttcgtgaaaggcgctacatacattttaattattattataactggTCCAGACACAATGCATTGGGGTTTTAAAGACACATGCAGTATTCCCAACCAATAAATAGTCTGGCACATACCATCTTGTAATAGATTAAACATAAGATGTTGTAAGTGTGGAGCAGACGTTACTGCTATTAAAAAGAGCCAGGTTAGCTTTTCCGTCTGTTTCGAgtatttatgctaagctaagctaactggcaGCTGGCTGTAGCTTCATATGTAGCATACAGAAATGATCTCATGCTCTGTAAGTAAGTTTCCTCAAACATTGAACCGATTCAGCATTATTGTTACACTTTGAGTTGGTGACTGAGTTTGTGTCTTCTGTCTCAGGAGGACATCCAGCAGAAGGAGAGTCACATGCGTTGGGGTGACGGATTTGTCATTGTGTATGACATCACAGACCGCGGGAGCTTTGAGGAGGTGGCTCCGCTGCGAAGTCTCCTCGAGGAGGTGAAGAGGCCCAAAAACGTGCCTCTGGTCCTGGTGGGCAACAAGTCGGACCTGGACCACGCCCGGCAGGTGGGCACCGAGGAGGGCGAGCGCCTGGCTGCTGAAATGGCGTGCGCCTTCTACGAATGTTCAGCGTGTGCCAACGAGGGGGGCACCGTGGCCGAGGCCTTTCATGAGCTGTGTCGCGAAGTGAGGCGCCGCAAGGCCGTGCAGGGCAAGGCCCGCCGCCGCAGCTCCACCACACACGTCAAACAGGCCATCAACAAGATGCTGACCAAGATCAGCAGCTAAGGGAGAGTGGTTGCACGAGAAATGTACATGTATCTCCTGTAAACGTTTCTAGAAATGCTTGGCTCTGGAATgtgttcttttttttctctGATCGTTTTTCAATTAAAAATGTTCCAAGTGCAATATCTCTCCCCACTGGAAGATGTAAAGCACTCGCTCTGATCAGAAGTATCATGGAGTTTCATAAGGAACCATACATATCATGAGGTTCTTCATTTTTCTGAAAGTGATGCATGAAAGGCGTATTTTCTGGCATGCCAAGGACCCAAGGATGTATTGATGTTGAAAGAGAAGATTgttggtttcctctctgtgtctTGTCTGTAGGGGTATTGTGATGTGCGCAGCGAGCCCCTGTGTGTAACCGTTCTGTAAGCAGTGATCAAGGCCAAATTAAATCGAAGAATTACTTCAATATAAAAGTAGACAACCCTTGACAATCCCAGGGTTGTCAATGTCCTTCAAAACAGAGCGTGTGACAAAGTCCCATCCTTCCTGCTGACATGATGTTCTGCCGTGTGCTCTGTTGTCCTCCACTAATGGACCCAAGAGTGTTTCCTGAAGGAACCAAAGCACAGGTCCACCACACGTCAGGGTGTTCTAAGTGAAGCTGTCCTGTCAGTCCAGCATTCCAGGGATTCTCTGTAAATGTAAAAGTGTAGACTACagtatgtataaatgatatattGCCTTAAGCAATGCTGTGTCCTACAGAACCCAAAGGCGTCTACAGTAAGCTACTGTAACTGTTGAGATGTAATGTGTTCTTCTTCATGTGAGTGACCTGTATGATCAAACAACCAGTTGTGCACTTGTAATTAAAAACTGAGGTATAACTACCAGGTGTGCTCTTCATGAGTTTTTATGATCCATGTATAGTGTCATCACTGGGTGATCTTCCACAGAAGTGCTGGTGGGCTCAGCCACATCTAATGACCAGTGTGATGCATACGCCTTCAGCCACACCATCAAACATGTGCTATTTACATAGAGTTTAATGTCAGTTCTATCCAGGCCCTGAAACTCATCACCTTGCTTTCTAAAAGGGAGGTTGTTggacaagacacttcacctcaaaATAACACTCGTTTAAATGTTGAATTTGTATTGCCTTGAGGCCAGAAATGAAAACCAAATCAATCTATGATTTTCTTCCTTCCCCATATAGTAGCCAATAAAATGTAAACCACTTTTGTCATAGCGCCGtattaaaaaaggaaatgtccCACTAAATACACACTGTTACTGCAAATAGACTGCTGACTCAGGGAGAGGACACACAAACAAGAATGGCTTTCTTCCGTTTGAAACCGAAAGGAGTGGCCCAGCAATCTGGCAGATAATTACAAGAGACGAACAGCCCATAATAACCCGGAAACCGCCAcagtgctcctcctcctcctgacctagaGGACTGTAAAGGACACGGCCAGGTTTTCCCATCACTAAGGTATAAACTGTTTTAGTTCCAAACAGCAGGGAAGTCATTAAGATGAAGTCGTGTGTGGGTTCAATGAGCAGATGGAAGTGTTGCTGTGTGACACGCAGCACTGAGATGAGTGATGGGGCTCAGCAGCTCGCTCTCATTGCCCTCCAGCTGCTTCACCGCTGCTGGAGTGCAGACCTCTGTTACACCTGCCCGCTCTAAGAAAATATAAAAGCCAGCTTTTTTTGTCGTTGACACTAACAGTGTTAAAAATGCCTCGCCTCACTCTCATCTGTTGTGATTAAGTCAAAAACAGAAGCCCATTAATAGATTATTTTGGCAGCAAAACAATTCCCCTCACGGAGAACGTGTAAGCAAACAGTCATTTACATCATTAGATCTGTTGAAACATTGGTACCCATTGTTTCCATCTAATGAATGCAAGCCCAGTCTTCACTCTGCTGTGTGCCCTGTGTTGGTCTCCACCAGGTAAATAGGGTTTTAGTGGAAACCGGCAGCTGGAAATAAGACTGATGATTAATAATCCAGATTCAGTGGTGACCATACATACAATTTccaaaactccccaaacaatGGATATCCTTCTTCTCAATGTTTGCAGAAAAGTTGAGTTTCAGGCTGTGTTCAAAatccggcccgtccacactacagcgtcggaagcgtcgacaactccaatctgcccattcacttgtgggtagcagagcggtccgtctccgcccgTCTCCGCCCGTCtcccggcccctacacacggcggcgtgcgttgccgcttcaacgcttctgcccattcactttgaatggggtgacgtcatgattcgccgaactgcattgtgggagcaaagcgtagcttctctcgaggtgctcgctgcaaaagtagagcaatgttctacttttgccgcctacaagcagtagccaatcaaaccgggtgtatgttgggagagccagaccgcagttatttcccatatgtcaacaaaaggaggagaaaatgatcgtggcggtagggaacatacatggatacaaaccggaggagccaggcatggagggaggtggcagagacagtgggggaaactggtaggttttcgcctgtttggggattttatatccagtttacgtaGTGTTAAcatagctagcaagcatagccaTTAGCCACTATATTTAgcataaaatagcaccatagacattaatcacataaatgttcatcatccgctgacactttacctctgccacatcatagactatattgcattacattaatgcacacaatgtcatACTCCTTTCTGCTCATATTCTGCTTTCACATTTcttagttatatatatatatatatatatatatgcaaaaatgttcccatgtaaattactgctttatttaatttttatctttttgcactttaactgtattttattacagtgtaaaacattttgtgttttatattagatttcttgttttttatatatgcaccatgacatcaagtcaaattcctagtatgtgcaaagctacctggcaataaacctgtttctgatcaagtgtgacatgtaaaaccttttatgcaattgacagtgataaagggatttggttttcattaatggaggaatcattttcttaaattcaagaaattaactgtattctttcatttcattttattagAGGAGGTGTGCAAAAAGCGGTGGAAGTCCCTCAGGGACAAATACAGGAAGGAGAGGATATTGGAGAAGGAAGGGGAAAGGAGCGGGGCAGGGTCTTCCGGGGGATCTAAGCCCTGGCGTCTCGCGGCAATCATGAGCTTTTTAAAGCCATTCATGCTTGACCGCGAGACGTCCAGCAATTTCCCCCGGCAAGCCCTGCTTCCATCCACATCcatagaagaggaagaggaagacagcCTGGAAGAGAGCCTGGATGACAGCATTGAAAGCCAACCAGGTGCCAGTCAGCCTGCTAGTCAGCCTGCTAGTCAGCCggccagtcagccagccagccagccagccagccagccagccagccagccagccagccagccagccagccggccagtcagccagtcagccagccagcACAGGCGAGAGTCGGATTCCGGGGGAAAAAGAGAAGGGGAGGGAGATGTCTCCCTTTGAGGAAAGTCTGCTTTTGTCCGTAGGTCCAATGCTGGATatgccaccaccaccacccccaccaccagtggtggaggaggaggacgacctGCTCTTCTTCCGGAGTctcttgcccaccatgaggCTGATGAGCAGTAGAAATAGGCTGAGGCTCAGATTGAAAATACACGAGGCGGTACTGGAGGCAGCAGAGCTggaaaattaattaattacataCTGATACTGATCCACATGACATGTTTTACACTCaccacacacttcactcacaacattacataaataaaagttatttcaagtatgttatggcttTACTGTGTCTTgacttgttcatgtggtttgtcagttgcaacataccagaagcttcat is a genomic window containing:
- the rerg gene encoding ras-related and estrogen-regulated growth inhibitor, giving the protein MAKSPEVKLAVFGRAGVGKSALVVRFLTRRFIWEYDPTLESTYRHQANIDDEVVAMEILDTAGQEDIQQKESHMRWGDGFVIVYDITDRGSFEEVAPLRSLLEEVKRPKNVPLVLVGNKSDLDHARQVGTEEGERLAAEMACAFYECSACANEGGTVAEAFHELCREVRRRKAVQGKARRRSSTTHVKQAINKMLTKISS